In a single window of the Drosophila albomicans strain 15112-1751.03 chromosome 3, ASM965048v2, whole genome shotgun sequence genome:
- the LOC117570295 gene encoding myotubularin-related protein 6 isoform X2, translating into MDDIKLAKVENVRMIDRYNTKNPTVGTLYLTATHLIFVEPDSNKETWILHMHVASIEKLPLSTTGSPLLIRCKTFLSVTFVIPKDSECHDVYTSLLKLFQPVSINKLYCFNYQPAKDDFPKNAGWDFFKLDAEFKHMLVPNDNWTLCSMNEKYELCDTYPRQIYVPKEATTLMLISSSRFRSKGRLPALTYLHNNKASICRCSQPLSGFSARCLEDEQMLEAIRKTNTNTDYMYVVDTRPRINAMANRAAGKGYENEAFYENIKFHFLGIENIHVQRASLQKVLEACEQKSPTMSAFLNALESSGWLKHIRSILDTSSFIANAVDKGVSVVVHCSDGWDRTAQVCSLAQLMLNPYYRTIKGFQALIEKDWLAFGHKFSERCGHIQTDAREVSPIFTQFLDCTWQLMSQRSESFEFNERFLLILHDHVHSCQFGTFVGNCEKDRLDLKLAERTFSLWGYMSNHLNEYINPLYKPNVDESIKANLAPQCIKFWRGMYSRFESGIHPREPLGDLLLDSKEHSNSLEDHVQHLTKRIASFKNYISKSAKKLQDATTANPKASKEPASNEINDNKYNYDKKLSELSAADDDHPLKATNMSFANLSLNAEQTSPQALTEEISSVAVDWKPMRNVTSCSCSTPFDQFSKKTHCFRCGDIFCERCIDKNVALPGHDSGKAVPVCRGCFRQMQKQSP; encoded by the exons ATGGACGATATTAAGTTGGCAAAG gTGGAAAATGTACGCATGATTGATCGCTACAACACCAAAAATCCGACAGTTGGCACTCTATATCTGACGGCCACACATTTGATATTCGTGGAGCCCGACAGTAACAAGGAGACCTGG ATTCTACACATGCACGTTGCCAGCATTGAGAAGCTGCCACTGAGCACCACTGGTTCACCGCTTTTGATACGCTGCAAGACATTTCTGTCGGTGACATTCGTCATACCCAAGGACTCTGAATGCCATGATGTCTACACTTCGCTTTTGAAACTCTTTCAACCGG TTTCCATCAACAAGTTGTACTGCTTCAATTATCAGCCGGCCAAGGATGACTTCCCCAAGAATGCGGGCTGGGATTTCTTTAAGCTCGATGCTGAATTCAAGCACATGCTGGTGCCAAATGACAATTGGACCCTATGCTCCATGAATGAGAAGTACGAGCTGTGCGACACGTATCCGCGACAGATCTATGTGCCCAAGGAAGCCACCACATTGATGCTCATCAGCAGCTCGCGTTTTCGTTCCAAGGGCCGTCTGCCTGCTTTGACTTATTTGCACAACAATAAG GCATCCATATGTCGCTGCAGCCAGCCGCTGTCGGGATTCAGTGCTCGCTGTCTGGAGGATGAGCAAATGCTGGAGGCCATTCGcaagacaaacacaaacaccGACTACATGTATGTGGTGGATACCCGGCCACGC ATCAATGCCATGGCCAATCGTGCCGCGGGCAAAGGCTACGAGAATGAGGCCTTTTATGAGAACATCAAATTCCATTTCCTTGGCATTGAGAACATTCATGTTCAGCGCGCCAGCCTGCAAAAGGTGCTGGAGGCTTGTGAACAGAAATCGCCCACGATGAGTGCTTTCCTCAATGCCCTGGAGTCATCCGGCTGGCTCAAACACATTCGCTCCATATTGGACACGTCGAG CTTTATTGCTAATGCTGTGGACAAAGGGGTTTCGGTGGTTGTGCACTGCTCCGATGGCTGGGATCGCACCGCTCAAGTTTGCTCGCTGGCACAGCTCATGCTGAATCCGTACTATCGCACAATTAAGGGCTTTCAGGCTCTCATCGAGAAGGATTGGTTGGCCTTTGGCCACAAGTTCAGCGAACGTTGTGGCCATATTCAGACGGATGCGCGTGAAGTTTCGCCGATATTCACACAGTTCCTGGACTGCACCTGGCAACTGATGTCACAGCGCAGCGAGTCCTTTGAATTCAATGAACGTTTCCTGCTCATATTGCATGATCACGTGCACTCGTGTCAGTTTGGCACTTTCGTGGGCAACTGTGAAAAGGATCGCCTCGATCTGAAGCTGGCCGAGCGCACATTCTCGCTGTGGGGCTATATGTCTAATCACTTGAATGAGTATATCAATCCGCTGTACAAACCCAACGTTGATGAGTCCATCAAAGCCAATCTGGCGCCGCAATGCATCAA ATTCTGGCGTGGCATGTACAGTCGATTTGAGAGCGGCATTCATCCACGGGAACCATTGGGTGATTTACTACTGGACAGCAAGGAGCACAGCAACTCTCTAGAGGATCATGTGCAGCACCTGACAAAGCGTATTGCAAGCTTCAAGAATTACATTTCCAAGTCGGCCAAGAAGCTGCAAGACGCCACTACAGCTAATCCCAAAGCAAGCAAGGAGCCTGCCTCCAACGAAATCAATGACAACAA ATACAACTACGACAAGAAGCTAAGCGAATTGTCAGCAGCCGACGATGATCATCCGCTAAAGGCGACCAATATGTCGTTTGCCAATCTGTCGCTGAATGCCGAGCAAACAAGCCCGCAAGCTTTGACAGAAGAGATCTCCTCCGTTGCGGTCGATTGGAAACCCATGCGTAATGTGACCTCCTGCTCCTGTTCCACGCCCTTCGATCAATTTAGCAAAAAG ACCCATTGCTTTCGCTGTGGTGACATCTTCTGTGAGCGCTGCATTGACAAGAACGTTGCACTGCCCGGACATGATAGTGGCAAGGCGGTTCCCGTGTGCCGTGGCTGCTTCCGACAGATGCAAAAGCAAAGTCCATAA
- the LOC117570295 gene encoding myotubularin-related protein 6 isoform X1, whose translation MDFTRFMNKFNEIERQLSPTSALRLSFDNISPESEEPPTDGKRLWGMPVPPFVSDKVVSWIEEEFNEAPVYYNGNCVLKKVENVRMIDRYNTKNPTVGTLYLTATHLIFVEPDSNKETWILHMHVASIEKLPLSTTGSPLLIRCKTFLSVTFVIPKDSECHDVYTSLLKLFQPVSINKLYCFNYQPAKDDFPKNAGWDFFKLDAEFKHMLVPNDNWTLCSMNEKYELCDTYPRQIYVPKEATTLMLISSSRFRSKGRLPALTYLHNNKASICRCSQPLSGFSARCLEDEQMLEAIRKTNTNTDYMYVVDTRPRINAMANRAAGKGYENEAFYENIKFHFLGIENIHVQRASLQKVLEACEQKSPTMSAFLNALESSGWLKHIRSILDTSSFIANAVDKGVSVVVHCSDGWDRTAQVCSLAQLMLNPYYRTIKGFQALIEKDWLAFGHKFSERCGHIQTDAREVSPIFTQFLDCTWQLMSQRSESFEFNERFLLILHDHVHSCQFGTFVGNCEKDRLDLKLAERTFSLWGYMSNHLNEYINPLYKPNVDESIKANLAPQCIKFWRGMYSRFESGIHPREPLGDLLLDSKEHSNSLEDHVQHLTKRIASFKNYISKSAKKLQDATTANPKASKEPASNEINDNKYNYDKKLSELSAADDDHPLKATNMSFANLSLNAEQTSPQALTEEISSVAVDWKPMRNVTSCSCSTPFDQFSKKTHCFRCGDIFCERCIDKNVALPGHDSGKAVPVCRGCFRQMQKQSP comes from the exons ATGGATTTCACCAGATTCATGAATAAATTCAACGAAATCGAACGCCAGCTGTCGCCTACATCGGCGCTCCGCCTGAGCTTCGATAATATATCGCCGGAGAGCGAAGAGCCGCCGACGGATGGCAAACGATTGTGGGGAATGCCAGTGCCGCCCTTTGTCTCCGATAAGGTCGTCTCCTGGATCGAAGAAGAGTTCAACGAGGCGCCCGTCTACTACAACGGCAACTGTGTCCTCAAAAAG gTGGAAAATGTACGCATGATTGATCGCTACAACACCAAAAATCCGACAGTTGGCACTCTATATCTGACGGCCACACATTTGATATTCGTGGAGCCCGACAGTAACAAGGAGACCTGG ATTCTACACATGCACGTTGCCAGCATTGAGAAGCTGCCACTGAGCACCACTGGTTCACCGCTTTTGATACGCTGCAAGACATTTCTGTCGGTGACATTCGTCATACCCAAGGACTCTGAATGCCATGATGTCTACACTTCGCTTTTGAAACTCTTTCAACCGG TTTCCATCAACAAGTTGTACTGCTTCAATTATCAGCCGGCCAAGGATGACTTCCCCAAGAATGCGGGCTGGGATTTCTTTAAGCTCGATGCTGAATTCAAGCACATGCTGGTGCCAAATGACAATTGGACCCTATGCTCCATGAATGAGAAGTACGAGCTGTGCGACACGTATCCGCGACAGATCTATGTGCCCAAGGAAGCCACCACATTGATGCTCATCAGCAGCTCGCGTTTTCGTTCCAAGGGCCGTCTGCCTGCTTTGACTTATTTGCACAACAATAAG GCATCCATATGTCGCTGCAGCCAGCCGCTGTCGGGATTCAGTGCTCGCTGTCTGGAGGATGAGCAAATGCTGGAGGCCATTCGcaagacaaacacaaacaccGACTACATGTATGTGGTGGATACCCGGCCACGC ATCAATGCCATGGCCAATCGTGCCGCGGGCAAAGGCTACGAGAATGAGGCCTTTTATGAGAACATCAAATTCCATTTCCTTGGCATTGAGAACATTCATGTTCAGCGCGCCAGCCTGCAAAAGGTGCTGGAGGCTTGTGAACAGAAATCGCCCACGATGAGTGCTTTCCTCAATGCCCTGGAGTCATCCGGCTGGCTCAAACACATTCGCTCCATATTGGACACGTCGAG CTTTATTGCTAATGCTGTGGACAAAGGGGTTTCGGTGGTTGTGCACTGCTCCGATGGCTGGGATCGCACCGCTCAAGTTTGCTCGCTGGCACAGCTCATGCTGAATCCGTACTATCGCACAATTAAGGGCTTTCAGGCTCTCATCGAGAAGGATTGGTTGGCCTTTGGCCACAAGTTCAGCGAACGTTGTGGCCATATTCAGACGGATGCGCGTGAAGTTTCGCCGATATTCACACAGTTCCTGGACTGCACCTGGCAACTGATGTCACAGCGCAGCGAGTCCTTTGAATTCAATGAACGTTTCCTGCTCATATTGCATGATCACGTGCACTCGTGTCAGTTTGGCACTTTCGTGGGCAACTGTGAAAAGGATCGCCTCGATCTGAAGCTGGCCGAGCGCACATTCTCGCTGTGGGGCTATATGTCTAATCACTTGAATGAGTATATCAATCCGCTGTACAAACCCAACGTTGATGAGTCCATCAAAGCCAATCTGGCGCCGCAATGCATCAA ATTCTGGCGTGGCATGTACAGTCGATTTGAGAGCGGCATTCATCCACGGGAACCATTGGGTGATTTACTACTGGACAGCAAGGAGCACAGCAACTCTCTAGAGGATCATGTGCAGCACCTGACAAAGCGTATTGCAAGCTTCAAGAATTACATTTCCAAGTCGGCCAAGAAGCTGCAAGACGCCACTACAGCTAATCCCAAAGCAAGCAAGGAGCCTGCCTCCAACGAAATCAATGACAACAA ATACAACTACGACAAGAAGCTAAGCGAATTGTCAGCAGCCGACGATGATCATCCGCTAAAGGCGACCAATATGTCGTTTGCCAATCTGTCGCTGAATGCCGAGCAAACAAGCCCGCAAGCTTTGACAGAAGAGATCTCCTCCGTTGCGGTCGATTGGAAACCCATGCGTAATGTGACCTCCTGCTCCTGTTCCACGCCCTTCGATCAATTTAGCAAAAAG ACCCATTGCTTTCGCTGTGGTGACATCTTCTGTGAGCGCTGCATTGACAAGAACGTTGCACTGCCCGGACATGATAGTGGCAAGGCGGTTCCCGTGTGCCGTGGCTGCTTCCGACAGATGCAAAAGCAAAGTCCATAA
- the LOC117570297 gene encoding translation initiation factor eIF-2B subunit delta isoform X1, which produces MGEEQSSTSSAAPKQKKQRQRNRPRNKRNRLQDNEIQSPNESAMQKANSNPNQNGAADKTREQVMAEREAKKQAKLAKKQKTTTPTAVETAAATTKPATTIITEVEQTTITTKLTTTTTTTTKDNVVAAVAAATSTKVAPSSEPPDSNTGEKTRDQIKAEREAKKAAKQAAKTAKTTGNNNVDTVTQKLNNLEVAPSTAAPTDVEKKKPALSKAERRAIQEAQRAAKAQGQTKKPNAAPTADAKATEKKLPSVITTPAAAVKESKRESESPAKSPAKLSPLKTERECKVKLFNHLVRANHDASLFINDARVHPSIARLGVQYAERTIVGSNARCIAFLHALRQVVQDFETPAKKEFGRSLDGAVKYHVEHLNKCRPLAVSVSNAYKQFRNQLTQLPADTPETELKEQLAHFIDTYVENQIGKAAQAISSSMQEKITDGDVLLTFACSSLIQYILEEAKRRKVAFRVIVVDSRPFCEGQEMLRRLHAHGIPCTYVLINAVSYVMPEATKVLLGAHALLANGYVMARAGTAQVALMANCHNVPVLVCCETHKFSERFQTDAIVYNELCDPNQLVMNAKCCLNNWHKSRLTPLNLSYDITPPELVSAVVTEVAILPCTSVPVILRIKPEIGY; this is translated from the exons AAAGTGCAATGCAGAAAGCTAACAGTAATCCCAATCAAAATGGAGCAGCGGACAAAACTCGTGAGCAAGTCATGGCGGAGCGTGAGGCCAAGAAGCAGGCGAAGCTAGCTAAGAAACAAAAGACCACAACTCCGACTGCAGTTGAAACTGCGGCAGCGACAACCAAACCAGCGACAACAATCATCACAGAAGTGGAGCAGACAACGATCACAACCAAATTgacgacaactacaaccacaaccacaaaaGATAATGTGGTAGCAGCTGTGGCTGCAGCTACTTCAACGAAAGTCGCTCCCAGCAGCGAACCCCCAGATTCCAATACTGGGGAAAAGACGCGAGATCAAATCAAAGCTGAACGTGAAGCCAAGAAAGCAGCCAAGCAGGCTGCAAAGACTGCCAAGAccactggcaacaacaatgtggaCACAGTAACGCAGAAACTAAACAATCTCGAAGTGGCACCATCAACTGCTGCACCAACAGACGTGGAGAAG AAGAAACCAGCACTGAGCAAGGCAGAACGACGTGCCATCCAGGAGGCGCAACGTGCAGCCAAAGCACAGGGACAGACGAAGAAGCCGAATGCAGCGCCAACTGCTGATGCCAAGGCAACGGAGAAAAAATTACCAAGTGTTATCACTACGCCCGCAGCTGCCGTGAAAGAGTCGAAACGAGAGAGTGAATCACCTGCCAAGTCACCGGCTAAATTGTCGCCACTGAAAACGGAACGCGAGTGCAAAGTAAAGCTGTTCAATCACTTGGTGCGCGCCAATCATGATGCCAGTTTATTCATCAACGATGCGCGTGTGCATCCCAGCATTGCCCGCTTGGGAGTGCAATATGCAGAACGCACCATTGTGGGATCGAATGCGCGTTGCATTGCCTTTCTGCACGCACTGCGACAGGTGGTACAAGATTTCGAGACGCCGGCGAAGAAAGAGTTTGGACGTAGTCTCGATGGCGCGGTCAAATACCATGTGGAGCATCTGAATAAGTGTCGTCCGCTGGCCGTGTCCGTGTCCAATGCGTACAAACAGTTCAGGAATCAATTGACTCAGCTGCCCGCAGACACACCCGAAACGGAG TTGAAGGAACAGTTGGCGCACTTCATCGACACCTATGTGGAGAATCAAATTGGCAAGGCTGCACAAGCTATTAGTAGCTCAATGCAAGAGAAGATCACCGACGGCGATGTGCTGCTCACATTCGCCTGTTCATCACTTATACAATACATCCTCGAAGAGGCTAAGCGCCGCAAGGTTGCATTTCGTGTCATTGTCGTCGACTCGCGACCCTTCTGCGAGGGACAGGAGATGCTGCGTCGTCTGCATGCTCACGGCATTCCCTGCACCTACGTGCTGATTAATGCTGTGAGCTATGTGATGCCAGAGGCAACCAAGGTGCTGTTGGGTGCACATGCCTTGCTGGCCAATGGTTATGTGATGGCACGCGCTGGCACTGCACAGGTGGCTCTGATGGCCAATTGCCACAATGTGCCCGTGCTTGTTTGCTGCGAGACGCACAAGTTTAGCGAACGCTTCCAAACCGATGCTATTGTCTACAACGAATTATGCGATCCCAATCAGTTGGTGATGAATGCCAAATGCTGCTTGAACAACTGGCACAAGAGTCGACTGACACCGCTCAATCTGAGCTATGATATTACGCCACCCGAACTAGTTAGCGCCGTTGTCACCGAGGTTGCTATTCTGCCCTGCACCAGCGTGCCCGTCATTCTACGCATCAAGCCGGAAATTGGATATTAA
- the LOC117570297 gene encoding translation initiation factor eIF-2B subunit delta isoform X2, whose amino-acid sequence MQKANSNPNQNGAADKTREQVMAEREAKKQAKLAKKQKTTTPTAVETAAATTKPATTIITEVEQTTITTKLTTTTTTTTKDNVVAAVAAATSTKVAPSSEPPDSNTGEKTRDQIKAEREAKKAAKQAAKTAKTTGNNNVDTVTQKLNNLEVAPSTAAPTDVEKKKPALSKAERRAIQEAQRAAKAQGQTKKPNAAPTADAKATEKKLPSVITTPAAAVKESKRESESPAKSPAKLSPLKTERECKVKLFNHLVRANHDASLFINDARVHPSIARLGVQYAERTIVGSNARCIAFLHALRQVVQDFETPAKKEFGRSLDGAVKYHVEHLNKCRPLAVSVSNAYKQFRNQLTQLPADTPETELKEQLAHFIDTYVENQIGKAAQAISSSMQEKITDGDVLLTFACSSLIQYILEEAKRRKVAFRVIVVDSRPFCEGQEMLRRLHAHGIPCTYVLINAVSYVMPEATKVLLGAHALLANGYVMARAGTAQVALMANCHNVPVLVCCETHKFSERFQTDAIVYNELCDPNQLVMNAKCCLNNWHKSRLTPLNLSYDITPPELVSAVVTEVAILPCTSVPVILRIKPEIGY is encoded by the exons ATGCAGAAAGCTAACAGTAATCCCAATCAAAATGGAGCAGCGGACAAAACTCGTGAGCAAGTCATGGCGGAGCGTGAGGCCAAGAAGCAGGCGAAGCTAGCTAAGAAACAAAAGACCACAACTCCGACTGCAGTTGAAACTGCGGCAGCGACAACCAAACCAGCGACAACAATCATCACAGAAGTGGAGCAGACAACGATCACAACCAAATTgacgacaactacaaccacaaccacaaaaGATAATGTGGTAGCAGCTGTGGCTGCAGCTACTTCAACGAAAGTCGCTCCCAGCAGCGAACCCCCAGATTCCAATACTGGGGAAAAGACGCGAGATCAAATCAAAGCTGAACGTGAAGCCAAGAAAGCAGCCAAGCAGGCTGCAAAGACTGCCAAGAccactggcaacaacaatgtggaCACAGTAACGCAGAAACTAAACAATCTCGAAGTGGCACCATCAACTGCTGCACCAACAGACGTGGAGAAG AAGAAACCAGCACTGAGCAAGGCAGAACGACGTGCCATCCAGGAGGCGCAACGTGCAGCCAAAGCACAGGGACAGACGAAGAAGCCGAATGCAGCGCCAACTGCTGATGCCAAGGCAACGGAGAAAAAATTACCAAGTGTTATCACTACGCCCGCAGCTGCCGTGAAAGAGTCGAAACGAGAGAGTGAATCACCTGCCAAGTCACCGGCTAAATTGTCGCCACTGAAAACGGAACGCGAGTGCAAAGTAAAGCTGTTCAATCACTTGGTGCGCGCCAATCATGATGCCAGTTTATTCATCAACGATGCGCGTGTGCATCCCAGCATTGCCCGCTTGGGAGTGCAATATGCAGAACGCACCATTGTGGGATCGAATGCGCGTTGCATTGCCTTTCTGCACGCACTGCGACAGGTGGTACAAGATTTCGAGACGCCGGCGAAGAAAGAGTTTGGACGTAGTCTCGATGGCGCGGTCAAATACCATGTGGAGCATCTGAATAAGTGTCGTCCGCTGGCCGTGTCCGTGTCCAATGCGTACAAACAGTTCAGGAATCAATTGACTCAGCTGCCCGCAGACACACCCGAAACGGAG TTGAAGGAACAGTTGGCGCACTTCATCGACACCTATGTGGAGAATCAAATTGGCAAGGCTGCACAAGCTATTAGTAGCTCAATGCAAGAGAAGATCACCGACGGCGATGTGCTGCTCACATTCGCCTGTTCATCACTTATACAATACATCCTCGAAGAGGCTAAGCGCCGCAAGGTTGCATTTCGTGTCATTGTCGTCGACTCGCGACCCTTCTGCGAGGGACAGGAGATGCTGCGTCGTCTGCATGCTCACGGCATTCCCTGCACCTACGTGCTGATTAATGCTGTGAGCTATGTGATGCCAGAGGCAACCAAGGTGCTGTTGGGTGCACATGCCTTGCTGGCCAATGGTTATGTGATGGCACGCGCTGGCACTGCACAGGTGGCTCTGATGGCCAATTGCCACAATGTGCCCGTGCTTGTTTGCTGCGAGACGCACAAGTTTAGCGAACGCTTCCAAACCGATGCTATTGTCTACAACGAATTATGCGATCCCAATCAGTTGGTGATGAATGCCAAATGCTGCTTGAACAACTGGCACAAGAGTCGACTGACACCGCTCAATCTGAGCTATGATATTACGCCACCCGAACTAGTTAGCGCCGTTGTCACCGAGGTTGCTATTCTGCCCTGCACCAGCGTGCCCGTCATTCTACGCATCAAGCCGGAAATTGGATATTAA